From the Brachyhypopomus gauderio isolate BG-103 chromosome 5, BGAUD_0.2, whole genome shotgun sequence genome, one window contains:
- the LOC143514799 gene encoding protein mono-ADP-ribosyltransferase PARP12-like, with the protein MTDTGFIVKWICANNGCVVYDHLISNFSATVGNLIEESDLFATVFLNGQKNVIVKAQLRLCRTKNCQGCMNLHLCKFFLLGDCQYSKGRRGCRFDHELNSVHNARVLLKHGLDCLNRNELCILMLHSDNSILPAVCHSYNNGSGPYGRCQDGEYCKRLHICEKYLRGPCQCPRAHDFYEPHPLKTLQERGVPNELLATLRDIYTNTEALRDLAKRSQPRQMSAGATAAAGGGQGTSDRSGSNLPRTSAEKTEICLFFVKGTCKHGGLCRREHSKLPYKWEVKAGPGWVALPDNERIEKEYCDPAKTYSSGIEPVHFDTMTRGYQSVRRLSTVSSVVQPTFILTTTWAWYWEDEYGNWIQYSSTSGSHRASSITNEDLEKKYLEDSTTSVEFTAGSQTYILSFQDMIQTNKQYGTKKVVKRRPVFVSAADAEIIRTSKTVRSTQMNFKILPSHWDKTLIPETGYKRVQLQSSSSEYKEIENLFGDTMQAFRIQQIERIQNKALWEVFQWQRDLMMKNNAGRNVAEKKLFHGTDPKYIDAICLNNFDWRICGTHGTAYGKGSYFAKDANYSHNYTGDSATRCMFVCRILVGEFTVGDPSYVRPPSKDGGDTFFYDSCVNKLHSPSIFVVFEKHQIYPEYLIQYRDVNYSDASFYQPRPTTVNRVRPARPATITRTAASTPPYQPAQVSNPVSLYSYSAPKPPPPPSKQDNSCIIS; encoded by the exons ATGACGGACACGGGCTTTATTGTTAAATGGATATGTGCAAATAACGGATGTGTGGTATATGATCATTTGATAAGCAATTTTAGCGCAACTGTCGGGAACTTAATCGAAGAAAGTGACCTGTTCGCCACCGTATTTTTAAATGGACAGAAAAATGTTATCGTCAAAGCCCAGCTTAGACTGTGCAGGACAAAGAACTGTCAAGGATGCATGAATTTACATCTTTGCAAATTTTTCCTACTTGGTGACTGTCAATACAGCAAAGGAAG ACGAGGGTGTCGTTTCGACCATGAACTGAACTCCGTACACAATGCCAGAGTCCTTCTGAAGCATGGCCTGGACTGTCTGAACAGGAATGAACTCTGCATCCTGATGCTTCATAGTGACAACAGCATTCTGCCGGCT GTGTGCCACTCTTACAACAATGGCTCAGGTCCATATGGGCGATGCCAGGACGGTGAGTACTGCAAGAGGCTTCACATCTGCGAGAAGTACCTCAGAGGGCCGTGCCAGTGCCCACGGGCACACGACTTCTATGAGCCCCATCCGCTGAAGACCCTGCAGGAGAGGGGAGTGCCCAATGAGCTCTTGGCAACTTTGAGGGATATTTACACCAACACAGAAGCCTTACGGGATCTTGCTAAACGCAGTCAACCACGTCAGATGTCAGCTGGTGCTACTGCTGCAGCTGGTGGAGGGCAGGGCACCAGTGATCGCTCAGGTTCCAACCTCCCCAGGACCTCAGCAG AAAAAACAGAGATCTGCCTGTTCTTTGTCAAAGGGACCTGCAAACATGGCG GTTTATGTAGGAGAGAACACTCTAAACTGCCATATAAATGGGAGGTTAAAGCCGGCCCTGGCTGGGTAGCTCTTCCTGACAACGAGAGGATAGAGAAAGAATACTGTGACCCAGCTAAAACATACAG CTCGGGAATTGAACCAGTCCATTTTGACACCATGACCCGTGGATATCAGTCTGTGCGGCGCCTTTCTACGGTGTCCTCAGTGGTCCAGCCTACCTTCATTCTCACCACCACCTGGGCTTGGTATTGGGAGGATGAGTACGGCAACTGGATCCAGTATTCTTCCACA AGTGGCAGTCACCGGGCGTCTTCCATCACCAATGAAGACCTGGAGAAGAAATATTTGGAGGACAGCACAACATCAGTGGAGTTCACTGCTGGTTCCCAAACCTACATACTCAGCTTCCAAG ACATGATCCAGACAAATAAACAGTATGGCACCAAGAAGGTTGTGAAACGTCGACCTGTATTCGTGTCTGCAGCAGATGCTGAGATAATCAGGACAAG caaAACAGTGCGCAGCACACAGATGAATTTTAAAATACTTCCAAGCCACTGGGATAAGACACTGATACCTGAGACTGGTTACAAG AGAGTACAACTGCAGAGCAGTTCTAGTGAATACAAGGAGATCGAGAACCTGTTCGGTGACACCATGCAAGCCTTCAGAATTCAGCAAATAGAGAGAATTCAAAACAAGGCCCTGTGGGAAGTGTTTCAGTG gCAGAGAGACCTCATGATGAAGAATAATGCTGGGAGGAATGTGGCAGAGAAAAAGTTATTTCATGGCACTGATCCCAAATACATAGATGCCATCTGCCTCAATAACTTTGACTGGAGAATCTGTGGCACACATGGCACAGCCTATGGGAAAG GCAGCTATTTTGCCAAGGATGCAAATTACTCCCATAACTACACTGGAGACTCAGCAACCcgatgtatgtttgtttgtcgGATTCTGGTGGGGGAGTTCACTGTAGGCGACCCTAGCTACGTCCGCCCTCCCTCCAAAGATGGCGGAGATACCTTCTTCTACGACAGTTGTGTGAATAAACTTCACAGCCCCTCCATATTTGTGGTGTTTGAGAAGCACCAGATCTACCCTGAGTATCTCATTCAGTACAGGGATGTAAATTACTCGGATGCATCCTTCTACCAACCAAGACCTACCACTGTGAACAGGGTACGTCCCGCACGGCCAGCTACCATCACCAGAACCGCGGCCTCTACTCCACCATACCAGCCTGCACAAGTGTCAAATCCTGTGTCATTATATTCATACTCGGCCCctaaaccaccaccaccaccctccaaaCAAGATAACTCCTGCATTATCAGCTGA